The Scatophagus argus isolate fScaArg1 chromosome 12, fScaArg1.pri, whole genome shotgun sequence genome includes the window ctccagtcCATGAATCGGGACAGCAGTGTCTCTGTCAACGTGTCAGGAGGGGAATTTCATTAAAGTCTGAAGTAAAGGACATCCAGATCTACCCAGCGACCATCTTCTGTGACAAAGTGGAGATTGTGTAAGATGCACTAAAAACTTTTTAAGTAATTAAGATTGCAGGAATATGGAAATGAATGCATTAATTTGCTTTGATGTTCCTAAACCTGGTATCATAAAGCCTAGAATGGCATTCTAATGCATTTAAAAGATACATGAGGTCATGAAAAATTTTTAATTATGACCTGCCAACGCAATGATAACCTGAAAATTTAAGGCATATCACAAATCTCTCAAATCACACCTACTCTGCCTGTCTGAATCATTGATCTGGCTGTTCATTGGCTATTCAGTGAAGAGATGGTGCTTTTTTTCACCTGCACTCACCTCAACTGTTTATTTCAACAGCGTCACCATCAACAACGGTCTTCGTTACTGCCTGAACCCCAAGCTGAATGCAGTGAAAAAGCTCCTGGCTAACATCATGTGAGTATATTTACGGTCCTGAATCTGAGCCTCACTTTCTGAATACACTGACCACTGAGCTACTGATGTATATATACTGGTATCTTTCAGTGAAACACCAGGAACAGGAATGAGTGAGATCATGATGACTTGTCCACACTGTTGTGATGTTTCTAATGTGTGTCCttcttgttttattgtcacCTTTAGGAGCAAACAGAAAGCCTCTACAGCCACACCAACTGAGTTCATTTCCACTCCAGGCAGCACCAACACTGCTAGCATGTGACTCTCTCTTTAACTCCTCGGATCAATAAGCTCAGATGACCTCTGACCCTACCAAAAGCACCTCCAAGTATTTAGATGTGCATAAAACTTTTGCTTGATTTATCTTCTATTTATGCTGATgtgcatttatatatttaatactgcttttgacttgttttgtatatagattgtgtgtgtatgtaaacaaGAGTTTTATGCATTTTGGTCATTtaggtttttcttcttttataataataacaataataaaaacttcACAAAAGTACTGAGTAATAGTTGTCTGTTCATGTTCCATATGTACAAAACAGTCTATGATGGTGTCTccacaaaaacactgcaaaagtCACATTGAATGTGGTCAAATGTGcaagaaaatgtgttaaaatgtcttgtCAAGTGCCCTACATGCCACACTTTCAAATGGTTAAATATTTGGAACCGTTTCATCATAAATGCATCATGACCTTCCGTGGGCTGGTGCCCCCTGACAGCTGGTGCAGACAGGCTATCTGCTACTGCTGACAGGCTCACAAGTAATTCTTTTGCAAGTCCgagtcaagtctcaagtctctAATGACTATGGCTGCTGCATCCAGCGCCATTGCTCCGCAAACGCACAGCACGTAGGGCACCAAATGCCAACGGGGGCGGC containing:
- the LOC124068329 gene encoding alveolar macrophage chemotactic factor 2-like codes for the protein MSSIMKVFLLLAVIVCISKAQLHESGQQCLCQRVRRGISLKSEVKDIQIYPATIFCDKVEIVVTINNGLRYCLNPKLNAVKKLLANIMSKQKASTATPTEFISTPGSTNTASM